A genomic segment from Malus domestica chromosome 05, GDT2T_hap1 encodes:
- the LOC139195870 gene encoding uncharacterized protein, whose translation MERRFRQAQRPELLFGVPTRFPSYVFSIKRAQQPQCRGEKKEKENVECFLRQLELEKKEKLVEDSLSLTRPNTPASKKKEEENGECSLRQLELEKKEKLVEDSLSLTRPNTPASKKKEEENGECSLRQLELEKKEKFVEDSLILTEPNTPASKKKEEEKLCEKRRILKEEWDKWVSEWKQLHKEEKWQRQLLRDGEASDEESEESEEKVLLRRVQVWVGFTHEEQGRKMERIKKEDPLSRYQLQPCA comes from the exons atGGAGCGCCGTTTCCGACAAGCCCAACGGCCGGAGCTCCTATTTGGGGTCCCGACTCGTTTCCCTTCGTATGTCTTCAGCATCAAACGAGCACAACAGCCGCAGTGCCGAG gtgagaagaaagaaaaagagaatgttGAATGCTTCCTCCGTCAACTCGAActtgaaaaaaaggaaaagcttGTTGAAGACTCCCTGAGTCTGACTCGACCCAATACTCCAGcttcaaagaagaaggaagaagagaatGGTGAATGCTCCCTCCGTCAACTCGAActtgaaaaaaaggaaaagcttGTTGAAGACTCCCTGAGTCTGACTCGACCCAATACTCCAGcttcaaagaagaaggaagaagagaatGGTGAATGCTCCCTCCGTCAACTCGAACtcgaaaaaaaggaaaagtttGTTGAAGACTCCCTGATTCTGACTGAACCGAATACTCCAGcttcaaagaagaaggaagaagaaaagcttTGCGAGAAGAGAAGGATCTTGAAGGAAGAGTGGGACAAATGGGTATCAGAGTGGAAGCAGTTGCACAAAGAAGAGAAATGGCAGAGGCAGTTGCTTAGAGACGGAGAAGCAAGTGATGAGGAAAGTGAGGAAAGTGAAGAAAAGGTGCTGTTGCGTCGTGTACAGGTGTGGGTTGGATTCACTCATGAGGAGCAAGGGCGGAAGATGGAGAGGATTAAAAAAGAAGACCCTCTGAGTCGATACCAACTTCAACCCTGTGCTTAA